A single window of Cloacibacillus sp. DNA harbors:
- a CDS encoding DUF501 domain-containing protein, with the protein MKRENAQERPEEFSPPAFWSVLTDSDLELLKIQRRGRKTDAAEVLWVARRCSHGAPQVIVSSPLSRDGSPFPTIFWLTCPYLNRRCGGLESAQKISELEKIFADAPEAARAMHHAYAALRMSLLTPQQREAAQKKGNAILSVLTDTGVGGINWKEALCGAKCLHLHTATWLGTGEHPAKAWLAEAIGPLECERGECMRAHAETA; encoded by the coding sequence TTGAAACGCGAAAACGCGCAGGAAAGGCCGGAAGAGTTTTCTCCTCCGGCCTTTTGGAGCGTCCTCACCGACTCAGACCTCGAACTTTTAAAAATACAGCGGCGCGGAAGAAAGACGGACGCGGCGGAGGTGCTTTGGGTGGCGCGCAGGTGCTCCCACGGAGCGCCGCAAGTGATAGTGTCGTCTCCGCTCTCGCGTGACGGCAGTCCGTTTCCCACCATCTTCTGGCTCACCTGCCCTTACCTGAACCGCAGGTGCGGCGGCCTTGAATCGGCGCAGAAAATATCAGAACTTGAAAAAATCTTTGCCGACGCGCCGGAGGCGGCGCGTGCGATGCACCATGCCTACGCCGCTCTTAGAATGTCGCTTCTGACGCCGCAGCAGCGCGAGGCCGCGCAAAAGAAAGGAAACGCCATACTGTCGGTGCTCACCGATACAGGCGTTGGCGGCATAAACTGGAAAGAGGCGCTATGCGGCGCAAAATGCCTCCATCTCCACACCGCCACATGGCTTGGCACAGGCGAACACCCCGCCAAAGCGTGGCTTGCAGAGGCCATAGGCCCCCTCGAATGCGAGCGCGGGGAATGCATGCGCGCTCACGCGGAAACCGCGTAA
- a CDS encoding S1 RNA-binding domain-containing protein codes for MAEKAAAAAPMVSVGETVSGTVEHVAPYGAFIRLESGQKAMVHISELSHNYVKKVEDVLEQGKKITAKVIKIDDKGRIDLSVKALQMKEVRPPVHREEDFEKKLTNFMKFSDEKIADLNSKCKDPRGTKRRTGNSAAGKK; via the coding sequence ATGGCAGAGAAGGCAGCTGCGGCGGCGCCCATGGTTAGCGTGGGCGAAACAGTGAGCGGAACAGTTGAACATGTAGCGCCATACGGCGCGTTTATAAGGCTTGAATCAGGCCAGAAGGCAATGGTTCATATTTCCGAACTGTCGCATAATTATGTAAAAAAGGTAGAAGACGTGCTCGAGCAGGGCAAAAAGATCACGGCCAAAGTCATCAAGATAGACGACAAAGGCCGCATAGACCTTTCAGTTAAGGCTCTGCAAATGAAAGAGGTCCGCCCGCCTGTTCACCGCGAGGAAGATTTCGAAAAGAAGCTGACCAACTTTATGAAGTTCAGCGACGAAAAGATCGCCGACCTGAACAGCAAATGCAAAGACCCGCGCGGTACGAAGCGCCGTACAGGCAACAGCGCCGCCGGAAAGAAATAA
- a CDS encoding response regulator — protein sequence MKATILIAEDSTHMRVILKDMLIRDGYDVIGEAENGKEAVRMYNELLPDVVTLDISMPEMDGIEAMKAIKAEHPKAKIVMVSTMSQQNQVIEAIRAGASDFFIKPFQSERVDEAIQRALK from the coding sequence ATGAAGGCAACGATACTGATAGCGGAAGATTCCACACATATGCGCGTGATACTGAAAGATATGCTCATAAGAGACGGATACGATGTAATAGGCGAGGCTGAAAACGGCAAAGAGGCGGTCAGGATGTACAACGAACTCCTCCCTGACGTCGTCACGCTGGACATCTCCATGCCCGAAATGGACGGCATAGAGGCGATGAAAGCCATCAAAGCCGAACACCCTAAGGCGAAAATAGTCATGGTAAGCACGATGAGCCAGCAGAATCAGGTCATCGAAGCTATCCGCGCCGGAGCGTCGGACTTCTTCATCAAGCCGTTCCAGTCCGAGAGGGTAGACGAGGCTATACAAAGAGCTTTGAAATAA
- the codY gene encoding GTP-sensing pleiotropic transcriptional regulator CodY: MDTPKELIENRPKIINQSAMQDLLEKTRVVSRVLQARKDRGTPDYPKLARLMSDLSAANVYVINREGRILGYAWISEYDCPIMAEILINGAMPSPYVEKVNQFHESILNHTDHGLCAYADQPCAYSNKHVLIVPINGAGERLGTLILARFGCQFDTRDLVLAEYLSTVVGLEILNDRGKSIEERGRERLVVQMAMRALSYSEVESVRHIIEDLGGPEGVVVASKVADRVGVTRSVIVNALRKLGSAGIIESRSLGMKGTYIKVLSPLFLEELGITSK, from the coding sequence ATGGATACACCAAAGGAACTTATCGAAAATCGCCCGAAAATAATCAACCAGTCCGCAATGCAGGACCTGCTCGAAAAAACACGCGTAGTCAGCCGCGTGCTGCAGGCGCGCAAAGACCGCGGCACGCCCGATTATCCGAAGCTCGCGCGTCTTATGTCAGATCTCTCCGCGGCCAACGTCTACGTAATCAACCGTGAGGGCCGCATCCTCGGATACGCGTGGATCAGCGAATACGACTGCCCGATAATGGCGGAGATATTGATAAACGGAGCCATGCCGTCGCCCTACGTCGAAAAAGTCAACCAGTTCCACGAATCTATACTCAACCACACAGACCACGGGCTCTGCGCCTACGCAGACCAGCCCTGCGCTTACTCAAACAAGCACGTGCTCATCGTCCCCATCAACGGCGCTGGCGAACGCCTCGGCACGCTCATACTCGCGCGCTTCGGCTGTCAGTTCGACACGCGCGACCTTGTGCTCGCCGAATATCTTTCAACGGTCGTCGGCCTTGAGATACTAAACGACAGAGGCAAGTCTATAGAAGAAAGAGGCCGCGAGCGCCTTGTGGTCCAGATGGCGATGCGCGCGCTCTCATACTCCGAAGTCGAGTCCGTCCGCCACATCATAGAAGACCTTGGCGGCCCCGAAGGCGTAGTCGTCGCAAGCAAAGTAGCAGACCGCGTAGGGGTGACGAGAAGCGTCATCGTAAATGCGCTTAGAAAACTTGGCAGCGCTGGTATAATAGAGAGCAGAAGCCTTGGAATGAAAGGGACGTACATAAAAGTGCTCAGCCCCCTCTTCCTCGAAGAGCTTGGGATAACCTCGAAATAG
- a CDS encoding tyrosine-type recombinase/integrase, which yields MVENISEEIDLYIDYLRSLRRSEHTTVNYRIDLMHFKDYLANQGINDVSGIDINSIRIFVSSILGIGEARTSANRRLSAVRGFTAWLCASGKLTSDPALGLKGPKKPAALARALPYSQIDRLLQDGPESGTKNFRRDRLILETLYGTGIRISELIGLNWDMIELETRTLRVMGKGDKERMVPMGFPLKALLEEWRDITCTDEAAPVFCAGKSGVERLTVRTVDRIVMRAAKRVGLFGVTPHVLRHCCATHMLENGAPLRIVQELLGHDSIASTQRYLTITTDQVKKSYLNAHPMALEDD from the coding sequence ATGGTGGAAAATATTTCGGAAGAAATTGATCTTTATATTGATTATTTACGCTCGCTTCGCCGTTCAGAACATACGACGGTAAACTATCGTATCGACCTGATGCATTTTAAAGATTATCTCGCCAATCAGGGAATAAACGACGTGAGCGGAATAGATATAAATTCCATTCGGATATTTGTCAGCAGCATATTAGGCATAGGAGAGGCCCGGACCTCCGCAAACAGAAGGCTGTCCGCTGTGCGCGGCTTCACCGCGTGGCTCTGCGCCTCAGGCAAATTAACAAGCGATCCGGCCCTTGGGCTGAAAGGCCCTAAAAAGCCCGCCGCCCTTGCGCGCGCCCTTCCGTACTCGCAGATAGACCGTCTGCTGCAAGATGGCCCAGAGAGCGGAACGAAGAACTTCCGCCGCGACAGGCTCATCCTGGAGACGCTCTACGGCACGGGCATACGCATCTCCGAGCTTATCGGCCTCAACTGGGATATGATAGAGCTTGAAACGCGCACGCTGCGCGTCATGGGAAAGGGCGACAAAGAAAGAATGGTGCCGATGGGCTTTCCTCTGAAAGCGCTGCTTGAAGAGTGGCGCGACATCACCTGCACCGACGAGGCAGCCCCAGTCTTTTGCGCCGGAAAGAGCGGCGTGGAGAGGCTCACGGTGCGCACGGTAGACCGCATCGTAATGAGGGCGGCCAAACGTGTTGGTCTCTTTGGAGTGACACCGCACGTCCTTCGTCACTGCTGCGCGACGCACATGCTAGAAAACGGAGCGCCGCTTCGAATAGTGCAGGAGCTGCTGGGGCACGACAGCATAGCGTCAACGCAGAGATACCTGACGATAACCACCGATCAGGTAAAAAAAAGCTACTTAAACGCGCACCCGATGGCGCTTGAAGATGATTAA
- the trmFO gene encoding methylenetetrahydrofolate--tRNA-(uracil(54)-C(5))-methyltransferase (FADH(2)-oxidizing) TrmFO yields the protein MTQTCKPVTIAGGGLAGSEAAWQLAERGIKVRLYEMRPVKMTPAHQTPLLGELVCSNSLGGDKTTTTAGILRAELARMNSLIVDCAQISRVPAGNALAVDRELFARLIDSKIASHPNIEVVREELREIPEEPAIIATGPLTSEPMAAALGRLTGEEFLYFYDAVAPIVDVSTIDMTKAFRANRYGTEGDYINCPMDEEEYAAFWSELVNAQTAPRHDFEEEQMRHFNGCLPVEVIAKRGEKTLLFGPLRPVGFEAATGGCAPCAVVQLRQDNEAGTLFNIVGFQTNLKWGEQERVFRMIPALKEAEFVRKGVMHRNLFVCAPRVLDKSLRFKERGALFIAGQASGVEGYMESTAMGLAAGLFAACAVRGEPMPDFPEETAVGSLLNYLMTALPESFQPMNVNLGIFPRLPGKKIRKRTERCEAYAQRSQEALEKFIEAQPELFKQK from the coding sequence ATGACACAGACATGTAAGCCTGTAACGATAGCGGGAGGCGGCCTGGCCGGCTCCGAAGCGGCGTGGCAGCTTGCGGAACGCGGCATAAAGGTGCGCCTCTATGAGATGCGCCCCGTCAAAATGACGCCGGCGCATCAGACGCCGCTGCTTGGTGAACTTGTATGCAGCAATTCGCTTGGCGGCGACAAAACCACCACAACCGCCGGCATACTCAGGGCGGAGCTTGCGCGGATGAACAGCCTCATCGTCGACTGCGCGCAAATATCTCGCGTGCCCGCCGGAAACGCCCTTGCCGTCGACAGGGAGCTTTTCGCGCGGCTTATAGACTCAAAGATAGCCTCTCACCCAAACATCGAGGTGGTGCGCGAAGAACTACGCGAGATACCGGAGGAGCCGGCCATAATAGCGACTGGGCCGCTTACCAGCGAACCGATGGCCGCGGCGCTTGGACGTCTCACCGGCGAAGAATTTTTATATTTTTACGACGCCGTTGCGCCCATCGTAGACGTAAGCACCATAGACATGACGAAGGCCTTTCGCGCAAACAGATACGGAACCGAGGGCGACTACATCAACTGCCCGATGGACGAGGAAGAATACGCGGCCTTCTGGAGCGAGCTTGTAAACGCCCAGACCGCCCCTCGCCACGACTTTGAAGAGGAGCAGATGCGCCACTTCAACGGCTGCCTCCCCGTCGAGGTAATAGCAAAGCGCGGCGAAAAAACGCTGCTCTTCGGCCCGCTGCGCCCGGTAGGCTTTGAGGCGGCGACGGGAGGATGTGCGCCGTGCGCCGTCGTTCAGCTTCGCCAAGACAATGAAGCGGGCACGCTCTTCAACATCGTAGGCTTCCAGACAAACCTCAAATGGGGCGAGCAGGAGAGAGTATTCAGAATGATACCGGCGCTCAAGGAGGCCGAGTTCGTGCGAAAGGGCGTCATGCACAGAAACCTCTTCGTCTGCGCGCCGCGCGTGCTCGATAAAAGCCTGCGCTTCAAGGAGCGCGGGGCGCTCTTCATAGCGGGGCAGGCCTCCGGCGTCGAAGGCTACATGGAAAGCACCGCGATGGGCCTCGCCGCCGGATTATTCGCCGCCTGCGCCGTGCGCGGCGAGCCGATGCCCGACTTCCCGGAAGAGACCGCCGTCGGATCTCTGCTCAACTACCTGATGACGGCGCTGCCTGAAAGCTTCCAGCCGATGAATGTCAACCTTGGCATCTTCCCGAGGCTCCCCGGCAAAAAAATAAGAAAAAGAACCGAACGCTGCGAAGCCTACGCGCAAAGGTCGCAGGAGGCGCTTGAAAAATTTATCGAAGCGCAGCCGGAGCTCTTTAAACAAAAATAA
- the topA gene encoding type I DNA topoisomerase — translation MTEKKTAQAKEQAPHEIEEKIPKKKAAPAAKKSAPKKKKTEIAEEKTAGAKSASKKTPKTTKAAKTLTETEVPAEEKAAAVKKPAKKPAAKKPAAKKSAKAQKFAPYEDKTLVVVESPAKAKTLEKILGGGYKVLASVGHVRDLPKGRMAIDVEHDFEPEYIQVRGKADLIKTLKGASAVSAKTLLASDPDREGEAIAWHLAALLDIDTHDKCRIRMHEITEHGVKAAVAEPDTINMELVEAQQARRVLDRLVGYELSPLLWYKVQRGLSAGRVQSVALRIVCEREEEIERFIPDEYWLMDVDAASGDKKRAYRLRVEKYKNKPFEIQNEKEAKRIEAEIRAGRLVVDDFSTKENKKQPGAPFKTSTLQQEASRRCGFAPKRTMRIAQALYEGIDIPGRGPTGLITYMRTDSLRLAPEALEASRAFIKSSFGDAYLPEKPNEYIPKGKAQDAHEAIRATDASLSPESIKPFLTAEQYRLYELIWSRFIASQMKDAVVARTNLICSASDYQMKQSGTVVAFDGWGRVYPLGIKDVTMEPAVNGEELSITNIDKEQKFTQPQPRYTEAGLVKALEEKGIGRPSTYATIIETLTVRGYVDRSEEDKKLIPTKLGRLVNSFLVRYFSSIVNEGFTAKMEQELDQVESGDIEWKKLMGDFWSSFKPVVEDVSAHGESMRPEPEFIGEKCTECGHELIVKRGRFGEFIACTGYPECKYTRKIVKKSGIKCPKCGEGELIRRRATKGKMKGRFFYGCERYPECDFVSWKKPGKEGAPEGGEAQEPETNDTDM, via the coding sequence ATGACTGAAAAGAAGACAGCGCAGGCAAAAGAGCAGGCGCCCCATGAAATAGAAGAAAAAATTCCGAAAAAAAAGGCCGCGCCGGCAGCCAAAAAAAGCGCGCCTAAAAAGAAAAAGACGGAGATCGCGGAAGAAAAAACCGCGGGCGCCAAGTCTGCTTCGAAAAAAACACCAAAAACGACCAAGGCGGCAAAGACGCTTACGGAAACCGAAGTCCCAGCGGAAGAAAAAGCCGCTGCTGTAAAGAAACCGGCAAAAAAGCCTGCCGCTAAAAAACCGGCCGCGAAAAAAAGCGCAAAGGCGCAGAAATTCGCGCCCTACGAAGACAAGACGCTCGTCGTCGTCGAGTCTCCGGCAAAGGCGAAGACCCTGGAGAAAATACTTGGCGGCGGCTACAAGGTGCTGGCAAGCGTCGGCCACGTCCGCGACCTGCCGAAAGGCCGAATGGCGATAGACGTCGAACACGATTTTGAGCCGGAATATATCCAGGTGCGCGGCAAGGCTGACCTCATCAAGACGCTGAAAGGCGCCTCCGCCGTCAGCGCAAAGACGCTGCTCGCCTCCGACCCCGACCGTGAGGGTGAGGCGATAGCGTGGCATCTTGCGGCGCTGCTTGACATAGATACGCACGACAAATGCCGCATCAGGATGCACGAGATAACGGAACACGGCGTAAAGGCGGCCGTAGCCGAACCGGACACCATCAACATGGAGCTGGTCGAGGCGCAGCAGGCGCGCCGCGTGCTAGACAGGCTCGTCGGCTACGAGCTGAGCCCGCTGCTCTGGTACAAGGTGCAGCGCGGGCTTTCCGCTGGCCGCGTCCAGTCCGTTGCGCTGCGCATCGTCTGCGAGCGCGAGGAAGAGATAGAGAGATTTATCCCGGACGAATACTGGCTCATGGACGTGGACGCCGCAAGCGGAGACAAAAAGCGCGCCTACAGGCTCCGCGTTGAAAAATATAAAAACAAGCCATTTGAGATACAGAACGAAAAAGAGGCAAAGCGCATAGAGGCCGAGATAAGGGCCGGACGTCTTGTCGTCGACGACTTCAGCACAAAGGAAAATAAAAAACAGCCCGGCGCGCCGTTTAAGACCAGCACATTGCAGCAGGAGGCCTCGCGCCGCTGCGGCTTTGCGCCCAAGCGCACAATGCGCATAGCGCAGGCGCTCTACGAAGGCATAGACATCCCGGGCCGCGGCCCAACCGGGCTCATCACCTACATGAGAACAGACAGCCTCCGCCTCGCGCCAGAGGCGCTTGAAGCCTCGCGCGCGTTTATAAAAAGCAGCTTCGGCGACGCCTATCTGCCCGAAAAGCCAAACGAATACATACCAAAGGGCAAGGCGCAGGACGCGCACGAAGCGATACGCGCAACGGACGCGTCGCTTTCGCCCGAATCAATAAAACCCTTTCTCACGGCGGAGCAGTACCGTCTTTACGAGCTTATATGGAGCCGCTTCATAGCGAGCCAGATGAAGGACGCCGTCGTTGCGCGCACAAACCTCATCTGCTCCGCCTCAGACTACCAGATGAAGCAGAGCGGCACCGTAGTTGCCTTTGACGGATGGGGCCGCGTCTATCCTCTTGGGATAAAGGACGTGACGATGGAGCCGGCGGTAAACGGCGAAGAACTTTCCATTACAAACATAGATAAAGAACAGAAATTCACGCAGCCGCAGCCCCGCTACACAGAGGCGGGACTTGTCAAGGCGCTTGAAGAAAAGGGCATCGGACGCCCCTCCACCTACGCCACAATAATAGAGACGCTCACGGTGCGCGGCTACGTAGACCGGAGCGAAGAGGATAAAAAACTTATCCCCACAAAGCTTGGCAGGCTCGTCAACAGCTTCCTCGTCCGCTACTTCTCCTCCATAGTGAACGAAGGCTTCACCGCGAAGATGGAGCAGGAGCTTGACCAGGTGGAGTCCGGCGACATCGAATGGAAAAAACTCATGGGCGACTTCTGGAGCAGCTTCAAGCCCGTCGTCGAAGACGTCTCCGCGCACGGTGAAAGCATGAGGCCGGAGCCTGAGTTCATCGGTGAGAAATGCACCGAGTGCGGGCACGAGCTTATCGTAAAACGCGGCCGCTTTGGTGAGTTCATCGCCTGCACCGGCTATCCCGAGTGCAAATACACAAGAAAAATAGTGAAGAAAAGCGGCATAAAATGCCCCAAATGCGGCGAAGGCGAGCTGATACGCCGCCGCGCCACAAAAGGCAAAATGAAGGGCCGTTTCTTCTACGGCTGCGAAAGATACCCCGAATGCGACTTCGTATCGTGGAAAAAGCCGGGAAAAGAGGGCGCGCCCGAGGGCGGAGAAGCGCAGGAGCCGGAAACCAATGACACAGACATGTAA
- the dprA gene encoding DNA-processing protein DprA gives MDERLKMYLLLNKANANISSAAKFLNLGAGPSELWRPSKIDAALSVLSAQLVAAVRKLEAENWAEREYERASQMGAAILTPESCGYPEKLTNLSDMPPILYVRGDINALSLRCVGVVGTRRAGRYGKEAAARIGAACADCGIAVVSGGAWGVDGTAQGACCENGGRSVAVLGTGVDIAYPASNKKLFDVICQNGALVSEFPLGASGEPWHFPRRNRIVAALSEKLIVVEAPVKSGSMITARLALELGVEVWALPGQIYDENAQGTNRLIYDGAYPYISDEVFFSSCGIEYSGVKKAAQSASVAKISPEGRQIIEYLSQNGPQTIDNLVLAVKMSAAGILKEMAILSANGLIYMSSPGRYSVKSSL, from the coding sequence ATGGATGAACGTCTGAAAATGTACCTGCTGCTCAACAAGGCAAACGCAAACATCTCGTCAGCCGCAAAGTTTTTGAATCTGGGCGCGGGTCCCTCGGAACTTTGGCGCCCGTCAAAAATAGACGCGGCACTCTCCGTGCTCTCCGCGCAGCTAGTGGCCGCCGTAAGAAAATTAGAGGCCGAAAACTGGGCCGAACGAGAATACGAGCGCGCCTCTCAAATGGGCGCAGCCATCCTTACCCCCGAAAGCTGCGGCTACCCCGAAAAACTTACGAACCTGAGCGACATGCCGCCCATCCTTTACGTCAGGGGCGACATAAACGCGCTTTCTCTGCGCTGCGTCGGCGTCGTAGGCACACGAAGGGCCGGAAGATACGGCAAAGAGGCAGCGGCAAGGATAGGAGCCGCCTGCGCCGACTGCGGCATAGCCGTCGTAAGCGGCGGCGCGTGGGGCGTCGACGGCACGGCGCAGGGAGCCTGCTGTGAAAACGGCGGCCGCTCCGTCGCCGTGCTTGGCACCGGAGTGGACATTGCCTATCCCGCCTCAAATAAAAAATTATTCGACGTCATCTGTCAAAATGGCGCGCTCGTTTCAGAATTTCCATTGGGTGCAAGCGGCGAGCCGTGGCACTTTCCGCGCCGAAACAGGATAGTGGCCGCGCTCTCCGAAAAGCTGATAGTCGTAGAGGCTCCGGTAAAAAGCGGCTCAATGATAACGGCGCGGCTTGCGCTAGAGCTGGGCGTCGAAGTGTGGGCGCTCCCGGGACAGATATACGACGAAAACGCCCAGGGGACGAACCGGCTCATCTACGACGGCGCCTACCCCTATATATCAGACGAAGTTTTTTTCAGCTCGTGCGGCATAGAATACAGCGGCGTCAAAAAGGCGGCACAGAGCGCGTCCGTTGCAAAAATATCGCCTGAAGGCCGGCAAATAATCGAATATTTATCCCAAAATGGGCCGCAGACGATTGACAACCTGGTTCTTGCCGTTAAAATGAGCGCCGCCGGCATCTTAAAAGAGATGGCGATCCTCTCGGCAAACGGCCTTATATATATGTCCTCACCGGGACGCTACAGCGTTAAAAGCAGCTTGTAA
- a CDS encoding YifB family Mg chelatase-like AAA ATPase: MKNISGLTLHGVKGVAVEVEVEITGGLFTISVVGLADTAVKEARERVRAALRAAGVPLKGRIAINLAPADIPKEGALLDLPIAAALASAAGHISVERPSLFIGELALDGRLRGVRGAVPAAFLARESGMELFVAAENADEVSLIDGVAAWKAPDLQSLFAHIRGEKQLEKITHSDVGCELPATDPDFSEIKGQAAAKRALEIAAAGHHNILFVGSPGSGKTLLARALKGILPPLSDAELMEVILLRSTAGLHFEVNRERPFRSVHHTASTVSICGGGQNLRPGEISLASRGVLFLDEFPEFSRDVIESLRQPLEDGSITVSRAAGSVVYPAKVLVVAACNPCPCGFAGDEEKRCICSPTSIERYRRKLSGPILDRIDLHIPVPKLTPEELVSVSGSCGETSETVRARVAAARKIQERRWASFGFQCNSEIPEKFLRKNAAMKKEVREFILEQLKSVSLSGRGLSRVLRVARTIADLEGAAQVDVAHIAEAVSYREGEALAWMNV, translated from the coding sequence ATGAAAAATATTTCCGGTCTTACGCTGCACGGCGTAAAAGGAGTGGCTGTCGAGGTCGAAGTCGAAATAACCGGAGGCCTCTTTACAATATCAGTGGTCGGGCTTGCGGACACCGCCGTAAAGGAGGCTCGCGAACGCGTGCGCGCCGCTTTGCGTGCGGCGGGCGTGCCGCTTAAAGGGCGCATCGCGATAAATTTGGCCCCAGCCGATATCCCGAAGGAGGGCGCGCTGCTTGATCTGCCCATTGCGGCGGCGCTTGCTTCTGCCGCCGGCCATATATCGGTGGAAAGGCCGTCGCTTTTTATAGGAGAGCTTGCGCTCGACGGACGGCTTCGCGGCGTCAGGGGAGCGGTACCTGCCGCCTTCCTTGCCAGAGAAAGCGGCATGGAACTGTTCGTAGCTGCGGAAAACGCAGACGAAGTTTCTTTGATAGACGGCGTCGCCGCGTGGAAAGCGCCCGACCTGCAAAGCCTATTTGCGCACATACGCGGAGAAAAACAGCTTGAAAAGATAACTCACAGCGACGTAGGCTGCGAACTGCCCGCCACAGACCCGGATTTTTCCGAAATAAAAGGGCAGGCCGCGGCAAAACGCGCGCTTGAAATAGCGGCCGCCGGACATCACAACATCCTTTTCGTAGGTTCTCCCGGCTCCGGCAAAACGCTGCTTGCGCGCGCCCTGAAAGGCATCCTCCCGCCGCTTTCCGACGCGGAGCTGATGGAGGTCATTCTTCTGCGCAGCACAGCGGGCCTTCACTTTGAAGTAAACAGGGAGCGGCCCTTCCGTTCCGTACACCACACGGCAAGCACCGTCTCTATATGCGGCGGCGGCCAAAACCTGCGCCCCGGAGAGATAAGCCTCGCCTCGCGCGGCGTGCTCTTCCTCGATGAATTTCCCGAGTTTTCGCGCGACGTTATAGAATCGCTGCGCCAGCCCCTTGAGGACGGCTCAATCACCGTAAGCCGCGCAGCCGGAAGCGTCGTCTACCCCGCGAAAGTGCTGGTAGTCGCCGCCTGCAACCCGTGCCCATGCGGATTTGCGGGAGACGAAGAAAAACGCTGCATCTGTTCGCCAACCTCCATCGAGCGCTACAGAAGAAAACTCTCCGGCCCTATACTTGACAGGATAGACCTTCACATACCAGTGCCCAAACTGACGCCGGAAGAGCTCGTCTCCGTAAGCGGGAGCTGCGGGGAAACGAGCGAGACGGTGCGGGCGCGCGTCGCCGCGGCCAGAAAAATACAAGAACGGCGCTGGGCCTCCTTCGGCTTTCAGTGCAACTCGGAGATCCCGGAAAAATTTCTGCGCAAAAACGCGGCCATGAAAAAAGAGGTGCGCGAATTTATACTGGAACAGCTAAAAAGCGTCAGCCTCTCGGGGCGCGGCCTCTCACGCGTCCTTCGCGTCGCGCGCACCATAGCGGACCTTGAAGGCGCGGCACAGGTGGACGTTGCCCACATAGCGGAGGCGGTAAGCTACAGAGAGGGGGAGGCGCTCGCATGGATGAACGTCTGA
- a CDS encoding YraN family protein, protein MTETDKKAKPRHLVTGERGEEAAARYMLEHGYQIIARNVRESHCEIDIVARDEDEIVFTEVRTRNAGIIAAPEDTIGPRKLRLLIKAAAMWADEHNYTGPYRIDAAGVTAEDGEPVKIEYIKSITEPII, encoded by the coding sequence GTGACGGAGACTGATAAAAAGGCAAAACCGCGCCATCTGGTCACAGGAGAACGCGGAGAAGAGGCCGCGGCGCGGTACATGCTTGAACACGGCTATCAAATAATCGCAAGAAACGTGCGCGAGTCGCACTGTGAAATAGACATAGTGGCGCGGGACGAAGACGAGATAGTCTTTACGGAGGTGCGCACAAGAAACGCAGGCATAATAGCCGCGCCCGAAGATACGATAGGCCCGCGCAAACTGCGGCTGCTCATCAAAGCGGCCGCTATGTGGGCAGACGAGCATAACTACACGGGGCCCTACCGGATAGACGCGGCGGGCGTCACCGCGGAAGACGGCGAACCCGTCAAGATAGAATACATCAAAAGCATAACGGAGCCGATAATATGA
- a CDS encoding ribonuclease HII → MGVAVNISGAFIIAGTDEAGRGPIAGPVVAAAAVLTNDQRSALMDAGLKDSKKLTPKKREALFEKMNELGVLWRAQAASSAKIDRINILRASLWCMKRSIERLGLRVSLVLVDGNMTIPALALPQKTVVKGDDRVPVIAAASIVAKVLRDRVMEAMDDIYPQYLFSKHKGYPSALHKSLVAQYGPSPIHRLTFKGVAARDGD, encoded by the coding sequence ATGGGAGTCGCTGTAAATATTTCCGGCGCATTTATAATAGCCGGCACAGACGAAGCTGGACGCGGCCCCATAGCCGGCCCCGTCGTAGCCGCCGCCGCGGTGCTCACAAACGACCAGCGTTCTGCTCTGATGGACGCGGGGCTGAAAGATTCAAAAAAACTTACCCCGAAAAAAAGAGAGGCGCTCTTTGAAAAAATGAATGAGCTTGGCGTCCTCTGGCGCGCTCAGGCCGCCTCCTCCGCAAAGATAGACAGAATTAACATCCTGCGCGCCTCGCTCTGGTGCATGAAAAGGTCGATAGAACGGCTCGGCCTCCGCGTCTCGCTCGTTTTGGTGGACGGCAACATGACCATCCCGGCGCTCGCTCTGCCGCAAAAGACGGTCGTCAAAGGCGACGACAGAGTGCCGGTCATAGCTGCCGCCTCGATAGTGGCTAAAGTGCTGCGCGACAGAGTGATGGAGGCTATGGACGATATATACCCGCAGTATCTTTTTTCAAAACACAAGGGCTATCCAAGCGCGCTCCACAAGAGCCTCGTCGCGCAGTACGGCCCGTCGCCGATACACAGGCTCACCTTCAAAGGCGTGGCTGCGCGTGACGGAGACTGA